Part of the Gadus chalcogrammus isolate NIFS_2021 chromosome 22, NIFS_Gcha_1.0, whole genome shotgun sequence genome is shown below.
AACagtcaataaataaatgttattatttgtattgaCAACATTCAGAATTAGCTCAACTTACATAACATTAGTAACATCAAAACAGAGCATTCACATTTTTGAACATCACTCAGTTTTGCAATCACAAGTCCAAAATAAAGCATATACTGCCATCTCATGTCCAAAACACATATTGAAAAATCCAGTGTAAAAGAGCACTCACACATTAATTACACATAACAACATTGCATATAAAACAGTATAAATAAACATACCAGCAACATGGGACAGTAAACACGAACAGTGTGCAATTAATGGAAAAGCCTTGCAGTCTGTTCTCGCTCGCACTACAAAAGAGGAGCTTGGCATTAGCATATACAGTCTGAGGTCACATACACCTCGTGCTGAAAGTAGCTAGCTAAAACATTCCTCACACATGTTGGCAGCTAGCCCAAAGACTATTCACACACTACGGCAACAATTCGTCACAAAGCAACAAAACTACTGGCTTTACAAATGCCTCATTAGTCAAGTATGTTATACAACAAATGCTGATAGTTTACACATCATATGAACTATAGTTTTAATTTATAACTGGCTATGTCAGAGCGATCAGAAGAGCAACTTACCCACAGCGTAACAGCATTTTACTTCTGGGCGCAAAACAAAATGCCCAGAATTAAGTGTGAAACAAACTTCCACTGTggactttcaaaataaaatacacaaaaaaaaaacttttgttgCAGTCCCATATTTGACAGGAATTTAACATTATTGCCATGTAATTATTTACACTGTTAAACAAGCAGCAATGTGGGGGTCAAGCAGAAAGGGCTGGACTGACGTAATCGGCTAGGTAACTACATGATGACCGTCTCAGTAATTAGTAATAACGACAGCTGGTGGAATGAACTAGATTCACTAGACTAGAACATTATGCGACTACGCGTCAAAGGTAACAAAATGGAAAATGACCCACCCTAGTGGTAAGGCCGCATTATCTGACAgaacaaataacacaaatacataggggtattctttctgaacaatatccctaacagagacacaatgtaaacaagcatctgTTCTGGAGGCAGTTCATGAAGCATCCAATCCAGTAAGAATTGCAGTTTCTATTgcaagtgggcggaatggtaaaacAAAGTCATTGTTGAATTATACATGCAGTACCGATTGTCGCCACATGAGTGGAGTGTCTACCCTTAAATGAGCACTGTTCAGCGCAACTAACATTGGaattaaatgtgttttctgATTATATGCTGTAGGTCAGATTGACATGATGATTTAATATGAATGATGTGTTATCAGTTTTATATAACACAGTATATGATGACCATGATAAAATGCAGATGATTAGATATCATTTTACTGACAAGGAAAGCTATTGGCAAATGGTTATCACAACGAAAATACATTGAGGTTGCTTGCTAAGAGCTGGAATAGACTTGCTGCTAACAACGCACTCCCAAAGGTCAAATGTCACCTAATTGTTTGGGCATTATCAGGATAGGGTCATAAGACTATGAGCCAAGTTTGGTTTGGATACATGAATGCCTTGCAGAAAAatgagctcacttcctgtttgacgtccccctgaggtcaaaggtcaccaaattgtttggatgtccccagaatgatgtcatgagtctacgtaccaagtttggctatgatatgttaaagagatgctgagaacaggcttacttcctgtttggcggctttgccgtcaagttagtttggctgtcacggccgaacggttttgaatttgaaaaagctGATGATCATATATGGCAAGTTTCATGatgaggtctgacagtatcaccagacattggaaataagtttgaaatatactcatgtgaagagagaggagttaaaacacatcttcaTTAATTAGGCTACAgcaccccctagaggtcaaagatTACCGGTTAATTTAATTAgggtccccatgatgatgtcatgggtctatgtgacaagtttggttatgatatgacAAAGGGCTGCTGGGATATttgcttacttcctgtttggcgtcTTCGCGGtcgaatttgattggctgtagcggccaaacggttttgaatttgaaaaatcaattacattttttgtgtCAAGCAAGGCCTGAAGATCATCTGTGCCAAGGTTAGAGAAAATTGGACAACATTTCTGATAGGAGATACATTTtaaaggtttttgacataaaccaagatggcggaaaatccatcatggcACAAAAGTACGACATAGGGTGCGCGTTGAACTCGGCTTGAcccaaggaatccaatgataccttgcTTGTGAATATTGGacgaatgggtcaaaagttataaCCATGAAAGCATgttcaactttgacctgttggtggcgctaggtTATGATCATAAGCTAGCGACCACAAATTTGGGTCATGGGATAATGGGACTGTCCTGAATCAATGTACCAAATTTCACCACggcgttctatgggctgccatagactcccattgaAGAATAACAATAGGAAAACGTACGAAAACgataggttgtctcgcagcttTGCTGCTTGACCCCCAAAAACGGGGCTCAAATACAAATCCACACCAGATGTACCCATTAACAAGATTAAGAATGTGTTTTACAATGCACAAAAACGAACAAAGCGTTCAAGGGGAACAGTTTCACTTTCCCTCCATAGAGACAGACCTCTagttgtatcccccccccccccctccccaaagcATTTCTAAGCCTTTCACtgttctggtctctctccagggGGTCCGTCCTTCATGGTGAGCAGTATATGCTCACCCATTGGGTGCTCCTGGGTCTCCAGGGCCTGCCGGAGCTTCTCCCAGAACAGGTTTGGGTGTGCGTCTGCGCGGGACCAGCTCAGGTAGGTTTGTCTCTTCAGGAGCCTCCTCATGCGGTAGTACGGAGAAAGCTGCTGCATGGGAATGTCCTCCAGGAACACCAGGATCAGCACGTCCTTCTGCTCGTCAAACAGACGGAAGCTGGGGAAATGGAACAGGGAGAGTTGTTTTTAATATATGTGAGCTCTTTAACCTTTAGGGGAAGGTTGGCCTGGGCTCATGCCCATATGAAGACATCATTGTACCCCAGGGCACCCACCCAGTAACAACCAAACCATACCTATCTACAGGGTTGAATTGGTCCTTGAGTAGAAATACTTTCTGACTGCACTCAAGTGCTTTACttgattatgtttttttacacattttccCCTTGCTACATTGTCCATGCATTGATGTTGCCAATCATTGATCAGCAAGTCAGTTATGAGAAAATAACCAGGTGGTGATGTGGTGTTTTAAACGTTCAGCCCCCTAAAGTGGGGTTCTCTTTCATTACAGACGTGTGGTGGACAATTGGGTGACCTGCTCAAACAGGGTAAATGCAGGATTCTTTCCACAGACACCTCATGCACCATGGGCTGTCACTGAGACACGTTGCGAGAAAATTAGTTACAGCATTATTGTTTTGGTCGCTTGTCCGATCCTTATGGAGTGTATTATTGCCATACCATATTTTCCCTTTAAAATCCCTTTTTCCCTTTAAAATATCAGGCCCAGTTGCCCACATGATTATGGTTGACATAACACCCTTAACAGTCTCAATGTCTTAGTAATACATGTTCCCTGGACCCTGACTGGCCATATGTCTTTGATTTAATTGAGGTGGGTGCTGTAGCAGGGGGCATGTTTCCACTGTTGAACTGGACTGCTTGTCTTATAGAGTGACAGATTCCGTATGGGTTAACCTCATTACTGAGTGTAAATATGATTTGAGAGttgttaagagagagagaaacatgatCTTGAAGGAAGATTCTACTCCCTTTCTCCCTACGTTTCAGGCCAGTCAGGGCAAAGataccctgattggtcagaaattttGTGACGGGAGTGGCCTAAAATCTAATTAAGGCCATGCAGAGGCTGGTGCGGCGGACACAAAACAACattgcatttcactcactaatagctgcgCATTCCTAACTAATTACACCCAAATAAAAGCTGTTGATTCTAACCAATGGCAGCTATTAATTAAGAAAGTTATATACACCAACTGGGTTGGCCGGATGCAAACTTTTGGCTCAGTGGTAAGAGCGTTATAGCACGTCTGCAAGAAGTACCAAAACAAATTTGTAATTTAGGCTTTGGTCCGTTGCACTTAACAGTTTGAGGGAATATGTATGAGGGTCGTACATTATGACCACAAGTACACATGTGAACCTGATTTAATGAACAACCATATTCTGGTGATGCATGTGAACTCTGGGTTCTTACCTGGCAACCTGGATCTCTCTGGAGCACCATTCACTCTCCAGGTAATCGCGACTGACCACACAGATGGTCTTCCGGCTGCCATAGATGGCGTCTGTAATGTTTTCCATGATTGGTTTACCTGAAAAGCATCGGTCAgtgaaaatacatttgaataatattttaagTACACATCTCTTTACTTTCTCTTGGTCCACTCTCTCACTAGCCAAACTGATCTTAGTTGCCTAAGACCATTTGGCTAGTCAGTCATCTCAGGTCCAGCAGTCTGACTGTTATAGCAGAGCTCCTTGGGTGAGCCGGTGCAGACCCTGGGCCAGAAACCAACAACTGTTGTTATGGAAAAATTCCTATGTTGGTACCTTTTTGTCATATAGGCTTTGTTTTCCATTCTGTGTTTTGTCTTGCCACCCTACATTTTCTCAGTGCCATCAATGTTTTGACCTTTGTGCTTGGTTCAGCCACCTCAACGCTGGATTGAGTGATGTCGTCAAAATGATAACCCCTCTGCTCTGGTCAGCTGTCCCACCTTCCTCAGAgtcaataaaaatgtattcactTTTCCTGTGGGTAACCGGCCTGCCTTCCTCAGAATTAATCGTAATGTTAAACCTTCGTACCTGGGTTAAAAGGTCACAAGGGATAGGAAATCCTCTTGTGCACTCTTCTGCTTGATGAGAACAACTCTGTGTATTGAGAAAACATTACCTGATTTTATTATTGACATCTGCAATGTGGGAATGTATCTGAAACTGTATAAAAGGCTCTGTCAACCTGTATTCTGGACACACTGTGCTAGAGAGGAGTctaatgtatgcatgcattaagCATAGGTTATATTTGTTATACAAGTGTGATGGGCGGATATAATCAGTGGGCATCAGACAAGATTCAAAGCCAAGATTTGTTGATTCAAAGCcaagattgaaaaaaaaaaaaaaaaaatggacatATGAGATGAAGGGAGGCAAGAATTTAAGGATGAAGAACTTGAGGAAGAGAGGGTGGAAGGAGGGATGGGTAGGGTTGGGTTATCTTTTTTAGTTGTGCGTTTGAAATCAAGGACCAGTCGATTGACCAGTCACCCACCAATGCAATTCCCTGGTACTTCCCACGTTGTAATACCATTTTTAAATTTGATCAGTTTTGTTGATGTGGTTTCATTTACTCAAGCATTATACACATTTTTGCTCATCAAATGGtcataaataacatgaaaatGTATTGTTTTCTGTTACATAACGTAGCACAGACTCTGATTGCCTTTAATGTACATTCATGCTTATTGAAGTCACCAACCTAAGGCTCATTCTGAGTCAGGAAAAAATCTCCTGCCATGTTTATGATCAACTAATAACATATCCACTGGCATGTACGATATATGAAAAAGTGTAGGCTAGCTTGTTTGCTAATGGAGGTGCAGAGGATGTTCAGGGTAGGGCTCCTCACCTGGCTGGAAGTCTCGGTGGTGCAGACACAGTCTCCAGCCCTGCTCGTCCTCCAGCTTGGGCAGCAGCTCCCCCAGCACCCAGCCCTCGTCGTTTGCGTTGTAGGAGACGAAGGCGTCGTACTGATGAGCACGCTTTTCCTTGTTTTTTGAGTTGTAGAGGAACGCCAGCATGAGGTAGTACGCGTAGACCAGATGCCATTGCAGGAAATGGTGGGTGAAGGAGACTGCTAGGGTCATGATGACCGCGCATGCCGTGGAAATATAACAGATGAAGTCTGTGTCTACTGTACACGAACGGACGTCAATCTGCAACAGTTTTCTACCTTTAAGGTTTGGAGGGTAGCTGCACTCAAAGTTGTATGCATTAAACACTTGTGTTTGCTGGTTGGTGATTACCCATTGGAGGAACCACGCATTGTCACAGTTACAGGTGAAGGTATTACCCTGCATATCCAGGTCAGTAAGTGCTGGCAGAGACAGCATCACTGGCTCTCTAATCACAGTAAAGGTATTATACGACACCTGCAACATCTCCAACTCTGTGAGGTTAGCATGGAGCAGAAAATCTAGAGACCTCAACATTGTCATTGAAATGTAAAGACTTTTTAGTCTTTGAATTGGGGAAAACAAACTATCGGGAATGTCTGTTAGAAAATTTTTGGACATAACAAGCTCATTCAAATTAGGAGTATAGTTGAAGGTGTGTGGGTGCACGGATGTAAGATGGTTACTTTCCATATAGAGTATTGACAGATTTGTCAGGCCTTGCAGAAAGTTTTGTGGGAAGTTTAACCGCTTATGATATCTAGTTTGAGCTGAAATAAACAATGTATCTAGTTGTGAAAGCTCAGCAAATGGTGGATACAGAATAGGCTCTACCGATGAATATTTAATTTGATTGCTCCTCAAATTCAATGTCTTTAAAGCTTTCAGGTCACCAAAAGTACTGTTTGTTATTtcagttattttatttgattcGAGATTAAGATGTGTAAGACTGGACAGTCCAAAAAAAGTCCCATCATTGAGTTGTTCTAATTTATTCCCTTTTAATGACAAAGTCTGGAGGGATTTCAGAGCTTTAAATTCTCCATGATCTAGAACAGtaagtgtattgtttatcaaaGAAAGAGTTTTAAGATTTGGCGTATTTTCTTTGAAAGCACCGTTTAATTGATCAATGCTGCTGTTTTGCAacattaatatatttaaattgaCCAAATCTTTGAAAACACAATCCTTGAGGGCCAAGAGAGGATTATTGTATAGATAGAGACCTCTGAGACGGGTCATATTGGCAAAATCATCACAGCCAAGAACATTGATGTTATTGCAGCTGAGATCCAGTGTTGAGATTTGAGTTTTCCTTACAGCATAGGGGACCGATGTGAGACAGTTAGACTTTAGGATTAAAGTGTTAAGCAGCCTAAGAGATTGAAACGAATTGTTAGAGATTTCAGTTATCTCATTCATCCCCAAGTCTAACTTTTTCAGATAAGTACACGAGTGCAGCAGGTCTGATCTAATAACTTTGATGCCGTTATTTCGGATTTCAAAAAAGCTCAGCTTTGGGATTTTGCAGGAAACATTGATGAGAACCTGCAGGCTGTTATTTATTTGGTTTAAATGCAGATAcctcagtgaggaggaggagttaaatgTCTCTAGCACATGCTGCAGTCCATGTATTGAGGAGCGAACCCCACTGATATCGAGTCTAACCACACTGCTTAGGTACGATGTGTCATTCACCTCCCAGACGATACCTTTCTTCATACCATCCTCAAGGTTAAATGTTTTGAGTTTGGGAAAGATACCTGCAGTGAGCCTAAAAAACATAAGCTCATTCTGAGACAAATCAAGTGTAACAAGTTCTGTAGACTTATTTGACAGCTCCCATGAATGAAAAGTGGAAATTTTGTTTGCTGGAATGTACAGGTGTGTTAAAAGTGGTGTATGTTGTACGAAGAAGTTTGTTAAGTGGCACAGCTTGTTATGGCCTAGGTCCAAAATGCTAAGCTTGCTCAGAGACTTGAAAGAGGCCGGTTCTACTGTTTGGATCTGATTGGATGTCAGACGCAATTCTACGAGATTGACTAAGCCATCAAACATACCCTCCTGTAGCTTACAAAGCCTATTGTTGTTTAACATTAACACCTTCAGAGAGATTTGAACCACAAAAGTGGAAGATTCAATTTTGGAGATCCTGTTTCGTGTCACGTGTAAGCGCAACAGATTTGGTAAATCTTTTAAATCTGTTTTACTTAGTCTAGAAATCTTGTTTCCAGACAGTTCTATACTTGTGACTCTTGCTGGAATGTCCTTTGGAAATACTTTCAAATTGTTATTCTGACAGATGGCCTGTCTGTTCTGTGTGACCCTGCAGTCCTTCAGGGTGTAACTAGCAGTTGGAAGAATAAAactgttcaaaaataaatataatattccaaatgaacaaaaacaacTTCCCCTTAACGGCATCTTAATTTTCGTTTTCATTCAAGCACACGAAGGGGTTTGTTGATGTTGGTAATTTCCAATACAATGGATCTGTTGTCCTACTTGGTGGATCTTTGGTTCTGTTCGTTCATTTATTTCAGTCCGAGGAATCCCTCAGGTTAATACCGCCAATCCTAAAAGActgtcaaacagacacacaaagatacacagacAGCGGTCATTACAAACTGCTGTCAAAATGCTGGAATTAAAGCATAGCGTGAGGATGCTATGCTTTAATTCCAGTTGGAGATTTATCTCAAacccataggcctacatgacgTGAATATCCTCAGTTAAACACAAATCACATTGTAAATAATCTTTTGCATGAAATATAATGAATTTTAGTCAAAGCCATAGTCAAAGCCAATATTAAATGTTTTgaaccataaaaaaaaatatatagataaaaaagCAAAGGAGAGATAGTTTTTTCAGTGCTGGCcttaaaccaattttaacaTGAGGAGCTTATTTATCTGTTGCTCTGGTAGggcaacatttatttttaatcagtTAGCAGATCTGCTATACATTTATATTAGTAAACTAGCATTGctagttattatttatatttagttttttttccgaGTAGAACATTCTCTACTTCTGTAACCGACATTCTGATGTATGTCACCCAGATATCTTGTTATTACGAAGGATGTCTTTCTTTGTTGGAGTTGTCTTATTTTATGTCATGTACGTATCATTCTCACTGTTAACAATCGGTGCCACTTTTCTGAATATGAGTCTGTTTTGCGTCAATCTTATCTGTTAGCCCTGAAGATAACAGATAACATGCATAGACTTTTCACATCCGGGTCTTGGTCTTCCCTTGAACCAACTGTATTAATGCTGTAGGCATCTGAATAAACGTATGATTTCTCTGAGTAATGATGCCTTGTGTCCCATTGGTTCAGCTCTCTGCTTTGCATACAGAGATTATCCTGAACCAGAGCACTCAACCACATCAGAGGACAGATCGAGAAAGCATCAGTTAATAGGCCTTCTTTACCTTCTACACATAAATGTATTGAGGCAGTTAGCTGCCCTaatttatccaaagggactttcAGGTGAGGCTTTGAACAATCCAAGCATGAAATTATTATTGGAATTAATAAGACATGACGTGTTGCACAACCAAGCCTTTAGAGAACAACTCCATTCTACATTCTATGATTGGATTTAATTTCAGAAAAAGTAGCTCCTATATGATCGTTAACTGGTTTGCTCTCTCCCCTTGAACGGTTTCTTATAATGATGattataatgataaaaaaataaaaggatttTCAACACAAACCAACATAAAAGGAAAAGATAAACACATGCTTGTAATGGTAATATGTTACTTTCCTTTTTGCAGAAAGATAATGTGCTTGAGTTTTAGCTGTATTGTAGTGAAAGAAGTGGGTTCAATTAAGTTTAATACTTACTGTACATATTTTTCCTGATGCGTCTGGCGAATCAAAATAATGTGTTATTGACAAAAGCTGGTTGGAAATGGCCTTTTGTGTCAGGTCTATTGGGTTTCAAAtgatgaagcaaaaggagggagTCAAAAATAAGTAAGAAAAGGGGAATTATCTAAAGGGAACTGACACtatcttttctattttttctaaattagCATAAATGACACTGTGTGCAATCAGTATTCAACACAAAAACGTCATCATCCTTGAAGTTTAAACACATTGATTTAAATTATTCAAGATTGATCTGTTTATTCTAATTTGTTATTTTgtaatttacattttatttactaATGCTAAACATAACATCAAAACGGGCCTTGTATGGGAATATCCACGGGTTCGATAATGGCCACATGTCAATGGCCCACATGGGTTTCATGCAGGATTGAACATGTTTTAGGTTGGGTCTAACTAGGCATCATACATAAATGTCAGGTTTGTGTGAAATCTGAACCTAAAAGCAGAGTAAAGTTTGTGATGAGCCGGTTCCATGCGGCTCGGGTTCTCAAGACAACTCAGGTGTCCGACTTGGGTTTAGCCAttaaaggcatttatttaagcagGGTTTGCAATCAGAAAGTTCGGACTACACCTAGGATCTCCGTGGATCTCTAGGGTGGGGCTGGCTCGGGTCTTTCCGTCTCGTCACTCGTACGAGGTTTAAGGGGCGGGACGCCACAAGTTCCAAAGATGTGTTTGAAACAGAGCACGGCTTCAgctcaaacaacaacaaaaatcgACCCCTGTTTCTCAGGAGGAAATGCTAGAACACAATGTGTTGCTGTTGACAAAAACAGGAACAAAAACCAAACAAAGTAAGAATAATACTAATATCCAATTTCCACAAATACAAATGTTCCTCAATCTGGTCTCTTTTCTGATGCGTCTGGCGAACCAAAATAATATGTTATTGATAAAAACTGGTTGAAAATGGTCTTTTGTGTGTGGTCCATTGGGTTATAAAGGATGAAGCAAAAGGAAGTAGTCAAATGAAGTAAGGAAAGGGGAATTATCTAAAGGAGGGGTCCCAAACTCGCGTCCCGCGGGCCAATTGCGGCCCGCCGGACGATATTTTGTGGCTATTTATTTCAGTCCGAGGAATCCCTCAGGTTAAAACCACCAATCCTAAAAGActgtcaaacagacacacaaagatacacagacAGCGGTCATTACAAACTGCTGTCAAAATGCTGGAATTAAAGCATAGCATCCTCACGCTATTTATTGTGGCTATTTATAGAAAATGTCTATCTTTTGACATGtttgattgcattttataactGCTTGGGCCTGGATACgtcggtaggtgtgtgtgtgtgtgtgtgtgtgtgtgtgtgtgtgtgtgtgtcttcctgtaTGTCCAGTGGGAGAGGAAATATCGATGGTGTGAAAGAGTGATTTGTATCAAATTGAAAGAGATATATCATGAGATAAAATCATTTATTACATTTAGGAAATTATTACATGCATCTCTTCTCAAAAATATTCAACCCTGGAAGTTTAAACGACTCAGTTTCTCTGCCGCAATCATCTGCGTGCCTTgggcttttttcttttctttttttttctctttgtgttAAAATGATGAACAGATGAAGAGCAGCAGTGATCAGGAGGAGTAGGCAAGAAAAGCCATATGTTCAGAAGGACATTTCATGTTCTGAAGAAGGTTCATGTTTTAAAGAGCCGTTCATGTTCAAAAGAGCCATTCATGTTCAAAAAAGCATTCATGTTGCAGAACTGTTAATAGTAAAGCTTGGGAAGACTCTGGTGTCTTGAAGCAGTTTCTGAGTTCCAACACAAAGTCTTTGTTTGGCAATGTTTGTTTCTTCTGCCAGTGgctttttttgtacttttttatgGAATACTGGATGTGGCCAAGCCTCACCCAGACTCTACCTTCAGTGGCCCCCAGGtaaattgagtttgagacccctgatctaAAGGGAACTgacacattcttttttttcttctgaataAAATGTTGAGAATGACACTGTCTATATGCAACCAGGATCCAACACAATAACGTCCTCATCCTTGAAGTTTAAACACATTGATTTAAGTGATAGAAGATTAATCTGTTTATTctaatttgttgtttttgttatggagaatttatttattaatgttaaaaataaCATGATAACGGGCCTTGTATGGGAATTTCCACGGGTTTGATAATGGCCGCATGCCAATGACCAACAGGTTTCATGCAACTGATTGAACTGGGTGTTAGGTTGGGTCTGTAGGCAACATACATAaatgtcaggtgtgtgtgaaaTCTGAACCCAAAAGCAGAGCAAAGTTCCAAAGATGTATTTGAAGTAGAGCATGGTTTCAGctcaaac
Proteins encoded:
- the LOC130375372 gene encoding toll-like receptor 13 isoform X1, coding for MKTKIKMPLRGSCFCSFGILYLFLNSFILPTASYTLKDCRVTQNRQAICQNNNLKVFPKDIPARVTSIELSGNKISRLSKTDLKDLPNLLRLHVTRNRISKIESSTFVVQISLKVLMLNNNRLCKLQEGMFDGLVNLVELRLTSNQIQTVEPASFKSLSKLSILDLGHNKLCHLTNFFVQHTPLLTHLYIPANKISTFHSWELSNKSTELVTLDLSQNELMFFRLTAGIFPKLKTFNLEDGMKKGIVWEVNDTSYLSSVVRLDISGVRSSIHGLQHVLETFNSSSSLRYLHLNQINNSLQVLINVSCKIPKLSFFEIRNNGIKVIRSDLLHSCTYLKKLDLGMNEITEISNNSFQSLRLLNTLILKSNCLTSVPYAVRKTQISTLDLSCNNINVLGCDDFANMTRLRGLYLYNNPLLALKDCVFKDLVNLNILMLQNSSIDQLNGAFKENTPNLKTLSLINNTLTVLDHGEFKALKSLQTLSLKGNKLEQLNDGTFFGLSSLTHLNLESNKITEITNSTFGDLKALKTLNLRSNQIKYSSVEPILYPPFAELSQLDTLFISAQTRYHKRLNFPQNFLQGLTNLSILYMESNHLTSVHPHTFNYTPNLNELVMSKNFLTDIPDSLFSPIQRLKSLYISMTMLRSLDFLLHANLTELEMLQVSYNTFTVIREPVMLSLPALTDLDMQGNTFTCNCDNAWFLQWVITNQQTQVFNAYNFECSYPPNLKGRKLLQIDVRSCTVDTDFICYISTACAVIMTLAVSFTHHFLQWHLVYAYYLMLAFLYNSKNKEKRAHQYDAFVSYNANDEGWVLGELLPKLEDEQGWRLCLHHRDFQPGKPIMENITDAIYGSRKTICVVSRDYLESEWCSREIQVASFRLFDEQKDVLILVFLEDIPMQQLSPYYRMRRLLKRQTYLSWSRADAHPNLFWEKLRQALETQEHPMGEHILLTMKDGPPGERPEQ
- the LOC130375372 gene encoding toll-like receptor 13 isoform X3, which encodes MENITDAIYGSRKTICVVSRDYLESEWCSREIQVASFRLFDEQKDVLILVFLEDIPMQQLSPYYRMRRLLKRQTYLSWSRADAHPNLFWEKLRQALETQEHPMGEHILLTMKDGPPGERPEQ
- the LOC130375372 gene encoding toll-like receptor 13 isoform X2, whose amino-acid sequence is MKTKIKMPLRGSCFCSFGILYLFLNSFILPTASYTLKDCRVTQNRQAICQNNNLKVFPKDIPARVTSIELSGNKISRLSKTDLKDLPNLLRLHVTRNRISKIESSTFVVQISLKVLMLNNNRLCKLQEGMFDGLVNLVELRLTSNQIQTVEPASFKSLSKLSILDLGHNKLCHLTNFFVQHTPLLTHLYIPANKISTFHSWELSNKSTELVTLDLSQNELMFFRLTAGIFPKLKTFNLEDGMKKGIVWEVNDTSYLSSVVRLDISGVRSSIHGLQHVLETFNSSSSLRYLHLNQINNSLQVLINVSCKIPKLSFFEIRNNGIKVIRSDLLHSCTYLKKLDLGMNEITEISNNSFQSLRLLNTLILKSNCLTSVPYAVRKTQISTLDLSCNNINVLGCDDFANMTRLRGLYLYNNPLLALKDCVFKDLVNLNILMLQNSSIDQLNGAFKENTPNLKTLSLINNTLTVLDHGEFKALKSLQTLSLKGNKLEQLNDGTFFGLSSLTHLNLESNKITEITNSTFGDLKALKTLNLRSNQIKYSSVEPILYPPFAELSQLDTLFISAQTRYHKRLNFPQNFLQGLTNLSILYMESNHLTSVHPHTFNYTPNLNELVMSKNFLTDIPDSLFSPIQRLKSLYISMTMLRSLDFLLHANLTELEMLQVSYNTFTVIREPVMLSLPALTDLDMQGNTFTCNCDNAWFLQWVITNQQTQVFNAYNFECSYPPNLKGRKLLQIDVRSCTVDTDFICYISTACAVIMTLAVSFTHHFLQWHLVYAYYLMLAFLYNSKNKEKRAHQYDAFVSYNANDEGWVLGELLPKLEDEQGWRLCLHHRDFQPELFSSSRRVHKRISYPL